A window of the Halopseudomonas phragmitis genome harbors these coding sequences:
- a CDS encoding multiheme c-type cytochrome, whose protein sequence is MAHSSWSRSLAPMLALLLLGLAIAGWWWTQSPRSPVTVSQPESVPADPAAANPTPLTAEFVGSQTCANCHTEQHSAWQASQHAHAMAHASVETVLGNFNDQHFDYAGVRSRFSQRDGRFFVNTDGPDGSLSEFEVLYTFGLEPLQQYLVDLGAGRLQALSIAWDTRPAEQGGQRWFHIYPDEAISHRDPLHWTRPSQNWNFMCADCHVTDFRKQYDAQSDSFASTWAELGVGCEACHGPGSAHLAWAAGELEHQDQGLLRQFSERRDMHWLYELERVTARRSVVPGERTEQAVCAQCHSMRSQVAEGFQHGGSLLDHYRPELLRDPLYHADGQQREEVFISTSFAQSRMHAAGVTCSDCHEPHSQRLRADGNALCATCHSPRHFDQPSHHFHSPGSPGAQCVNCHMPQTTYMVIDPRRDHQLSVPRPDLTLALGTPNACSGCHSDQTPDWAAQHIENWFPSGQWRQAHFASAFAAADAGDPAAQTDLQALVRDPALAPVVRASATRRLLPGTDPQAWTLLAEQLRSDDPLLRQGALEAFENAPQEPRQQWLPALLEDPQRSLRASAARLLADVFLPAVGQPAFARALAEYEAELALHADRADYLNQFGLLRLRQGRAGEAEQYWDQALRRDPQHSASRLNLADLLRAQGRELAVDRLLRDGLLAQPQEGLLHYALGLSLVRQQRSDEAIAALRQAYRLRPEDPRMGYVLAVALEPQRPEEALSLLAQASERHPFDRNLLWAGASFSVRHQQLAAARDYAERLLALEPEHPGARQLLRQLPAQDSGR, encoded by the coding sequence ATGGCTCATTCCAGCTGGTCACGCTCACTGGCCCCGATGCTGGCACTGTTGCTGCTGGGGCTGGCGATTGCCGGCTGGTGGTGGACCCAGAGCCCACGGTCGCCGGTAACGGTGTCCCAGCCCGAATCGGTGCCGGCCGACCCGGCCGCGGCTAACCCGACACCCTTGACCGCCGAGTTCGTCGGTAGCCAAACGTGCGCCAACTGTCACACCGAGCAGCACAGCGCCTGGCAGGCGTCCCAGCATGCCCATGCGATGGCCCACGCCAGCGTCGAGACGGTGCTCGGCAATTTCAACGATCAGCATTTCGACTATGCCGGTGTGCGCTCGCGCTTCAGTCAGCGTGACGGCCGTTTTTTCGTCAACACCGATGGTCCCGACGGCAGTCTGAGCGAGTTCGAGGTGCTCTATACCTTTGGCCTGGAGCCGTTGCAGCAGTATCTGGTCGATCTTGGCGCTGGCCGCTTGCAGGCGCTGTCGATTGCCTGGGACACGCGCCCGGCAGAGCAGGGCGGGCAGCGCTGGTTCCACATCTATCCGGATGAGGCGATCAGCCATCGTGACCCGCTGCACTGGACCCGGCCGAGCCAGAACTGGAACTTCATGTGCGCCGACTGCCATGTCACCGACTTTCGCAAGCAGTACGATGCCCAGAGCGACAGTTTCGCCAGCACCTGGGCCGAACTCGGGGTCGGCTGCGAGGCCTGCCATGGTCCCGGCAGCGCGCATCTGGCCTGGGCCGCTGGCGAACTGGAACATCAGGATCAGGGGTTGCTGCGCCAGTTCAGCGAGCGCCGCGACATGCACTGGCTGTATGAGCTGGAACGGGTCACTGCGCGGCGCAGTGTGGTGCCGGGCGAGCGCACTGAACAGGCAGTCTGTGCCCAGTGTCACAGCATGCGCAGCCAGGTGGCCGAAGGTTTTCAGCATGGCGGGTCACTGCTCGATCACTACCGCCCGGAGCTTTTGCGCGATCCGCTCTATCATGCCGACGGCCAGCAACGTGAAGAGGTCTTCATCAGCACCTCCTTTGCCCAGAGCCGGATGCATGCGGCCGGGGTCACCTGCAGCGATTGCCACGAGCCACACAGCCAGCGTCTGCGCGCCGATGGCAACGCACTGTGTGCTACCTGCCACAGCCCCAGGCATTTCGATCAGCCCAGTCATCATTTTCATTCGCCCGGCTCACCCGGTGCCCAGTGTGTCAACTGCCATATGCCGCAAACCACTTACATGGTCATCGACCCGCGGCGCGATCACCAATTGAGTGTGCCGCGTCCGGACCTGACCCTGGCGCTCGGCACGCCGAATGCCTGCAGTGGCTGTCATAGCGATCAGACGCCGGACTGGGCCGCGCAACATATTGAAAACTGGTTCCCCTCCGGCCAGTGGCGTCAGGCCCATTTCGCCAGCGCGTTCGCCGCTGCCGACGCCGGTGATCCGGCGGCCCAGACTGATTTACAGGCCTTGGTGCGAGATCCGGCGCTGGCCCCGGTGGTGCGCGCCAGTGCTACCCGGCGTCTGCTTCCCGGCACAGACCCGCAGGCCTGGACCCTGCTGGCAGAGCAACTGCGCAGTGATGATCCGCTGCTGCGCCAGGGCGCGCTGGAAGCGTTCGAAAATGCGCCGCAGGAGCCGCGTCAGCAGTGGTTGCCAGCGTTGCTGGAAGACCCACAACGTAGCCTGCGGGCCAGTGCCGCCAGGCTGCTGGCCGATGTGTTCTTGCCCGCGGTCGGGCAGCCGGCTTTCGCTCGGGCGCTGGCGGAGTACGAGGCTGAACTGGCACTGCATGCTGACCGGGCCGACTATTTGAACCAGTTCGGCCTGCTGCGTCTGCGCCAGGGCCGCGCCGGTGAGGCTGAGCAGTACTGGGATCAGGCGCTGCGCCGTGATCCGCAGCATAGTGCCAGCCGCCTCAATCTGGCCGACCTGTTACGGGCTCAGGGCCGTGAGCTGGCGGTTGACCGGTTGCTGCGTGATGGGCTGCTGGCGCAGCCGCAAGAGGGGCTGCTGCATTATGCGTTGGGGCTGTCGCTGGTTCGTCAGCAGCGTAGCGATGAAGCTATCGCCGCGCTACGCCAGGCCTATCGGTTGCGCCCTGAGGATCCACGCATGGGGTATGTGCTGGCCGTAGCACTGGAGCCGCAGCGTCCCGAGGAGGCCTTGAGCTTGTTGGCGCAGGCCAGCGAACGTCACCCGTTCGACCGCAACCTGCTGTGGGCCGGGGCCAGCTTCAGCGTCAGGCACCAACAGCTGGCGGCTGCCCGTGACTATGCCGAGCGGCTTTTGGCGCTGGAGCCGGAACACCCGGGGGCCCGGCAATTGCTGCGGCAACTGCCGGCGCAGGACTCAGGCCGATAG
- a CDS encoding methyl-accepting chemotaxis protein produces the protein MSLTSSLRTQTLALLSGSLVLVLLVSLASFSVLSSSLQAYRVLLDGPLTATALIGDANLAFKSQVQEWKNVLLRGANPQEQERYWRQFETQEQEVQRVLGEISRLELDSETLRQIGILRQEHQSLGRGYREGLRSFLAEGADPAAGDRGVRGIDRATSEQLEALADQLTLRATAEASQINQRANQAIWLAVLILVGAAVTVGLLSLWLVNRRLVNPITHLIRQVELLSQGRFGQQINSDRRDELGTLARAANQLRGFLADTFNRLQQSTQELDRASGELNTIATRMATGTSDQFSRTDQVATAMQEMSATAGEVARHAAQAAEAASQADNNAQAGEQVMQHTISAMQGMLVEIERTTAVIRRLEGDSNRIGKVLEVIQGIAEQTNLLALNAAIEAARAGEAGRGFAVVADEVRTLAQRTSASTSEIQQIIHSVQQGSLEAVKAIESGQASSEAGMQQVNLAGDRLRQITLAVESIRDMNRQIATAAEEQTSVAEDITRNITEITQIATANQDDVERTTQASQGLQRLSGDLNQLTSRLSA, from the coding sequence ATGAGTCTGACTTCCTCCTTACGCACCCAAACCCTTGCGTTGTTGAGCGGCAGTCTGGTGCTGGTGCTGCTGGTATCACTGGCCAGCTTCAGCGTGTTGTCCTCCAGTCTTCAGGCTTACCGTGTCCTGCTCGACGGCCCGCTGACAGCCACGGCGCTGATCGGCGATGCCAACCTGGCGTTCAAAAGCCAGGTACAGGAATGGAAGAACGTCCTGCTGCGCGGCGCCAACCCCCAGGAGCAGGAGCGTTACTGGCGGCAGTTCGAAACCCAAGAACAGGAAGTTCAGCGCGTACTGGGCGAAATCAGTAGGCTGGAGCTGGACAGTGAAACCCTGCGGCAAATCGGGATATTACGCCAGGAACACCAGAGTCTGGGTCGCGGCTACCGTGAGGGGCTGCGCAGCTTCCTGGCCGAAGGTGCCGACCCGGCAGCAGGTGACCGCGGTGTGCGCGGTATCGACCGGGCAACCAGCGAGCAACTGGAGGCCCTGGCTGATCAGTTGACCCTGCGCGCCACTGCGGAAGCCTCTCAGATCAATCAGCGCGCCAATCAGGCCATTTGGCTCGCAGTGCTGATTCTGGTTGGAGCCGCGGTGACGGTCGGCCTGCTCAGCCTATGGCTGGTTAATCGCCGCTTGGTCAACCCGATCACCCACCTGATCCGCCAGGTCGAGCTGCTCAGCCAGGGCCGCTTCGGTCAGCAGATCAACAGTGACCGACGTGATGAGCTAGGCACCCTGGCCCGCGCGGCCAACCAGTTGCGCGGTTTTCTCGCCGACACCTTCAACCGCCTTCAGCAAAGCACTCAGGAACTGGATCGCGCCAGTGGAGAACTCAACACCATCGCCACCCGCATGGCCACCGGCACCAGCGACCAGTTCTCGCGCACCGATCAGGTTGCGACCGCCATGCAGGAAATGTCGGCCACCGCCGGCGAAGTAGCACGCCATGCCGCCCAGGCCGCAGAGGCCGCCAGTCAGGCCGACAACAACGCCCAGGCCGGCGAGCAGGTGATGCAGCACACTATCAGCGCCATGCAAGGCATGCTGGTGGAAATTGAGCGAACCACTGCCGTGATCCGCCGCCTGGAAGGCGACAGCAACCGGATCGGCAAAGTGCTGGAAGTGATTCAGGGGATCGCCGAACAGACCAACCTGTTGGCACTCAATGCCGCGATTGAGGCGGCACGGGCCGGCGAAGCCGGACGCGGCTTTGCCGTGGTGGCAGATGAGGTGCGTACCCTGGCACAGCGTACCAGCGCCTCGACCAGTGAAATCCAGCAGATCATTCACAGCGTTCAGCAAGGTTCGCTCGAAGCGGTCAAGGCGATTGAAAGTGGGCAGGCCAGCAGTGAGGCCGGCATGCAGCAGGTCAATCTGGCCGGCGACCGTCTGCGTCAGATCACCCTGGCAGTGGAATCCATTCGCGACATGAACCGGCAGATCGCCACGGCGGCCGAGGAACAGACCAGCGTAGCCGAGGACATTACCCGCAATATCACCGAAATCACTCAGATTGCCACCGCCAACCAGGATGATGTTGAACGAACCACCCAGGCCAGCCAGGGTCTGCAACGGCTGTCAGGCGATCTCAACCAGTTGACCAGCCGGCTATCGGCCTGA
- a CDS encoding calcium/sodium antiporter has product MLLALGAVIVGLALLVWSADRFVDGASATATHAGVPPLLIGMLIIGFGTSAPEMVVSALAAMQGNPGLALGNAYGSNIANIGLVIGLVALISPITVHSQVIRKELPILLGVTALAGWQLLNGQLSRLDAWVLLAAFFLLMGWSVWQGIRGRGDALGSDLEAEVKDHAMPLGRALFWLLFGLVLLVVSSRILVWGAVSIAQGLGVSDLIIGLTIVAVGTSLPELASSLAAIRKNEHDLALGNVIGSGLFNTLAVVGIAAGIMPLAVEPAVLYRDWVLMAGLTVALFAMGFGLKGRQGRISRLEGGLLLAVYIGYSGYLVSTILSP; this is encoded by the coding sequence ATGTTGCTGGCTCTGGGTGCAGTGATTGTCGGACTGGCCTTGTTGGTCTGGAGTGCCGACCGGTTTGTCGATGGTGCTTCGGCAACGGCTACCCATGCCGGTGTGCCGCCCTTGCTGATCGGCATGCTGATCATCGGTTTTGGTACTTCGGCGCCGGAGATGGTGGTTTCGGCGCTGGCGGCGATGCAGGGCAATCCTGGCCTGGCGCTGGGCAATGCCTATGGCTCGAACATTGCCAATATCGGCCTGGTGATTGGTCTGGTGGCGCTGATCAGTCCGATTACCGTGCACTCTCAGGTGATTCGCAAGGAGCTGCCGATCCTGCTCGGGGTCACCGCGCTGGCCGGCTGGCAACTGCTCAATGGTCAGCTCAGCCGGCTGGATGCCTGGGTATTGCTGGCAGCGTTCTTTCTGCTGATGGGCTGGTCGGTCTGGCAGGGCATTCGTGGCCGTGGCGATGCCTTGGGCAGCGATCTGGAAGCCGAGGTCAAGGACCATGCCATGCCGCTGGGGCGGGCGCTGTTCTGGCTGTTGTTCGGCCTGGTCTTGCTGGTGGTCAGTTCGCGGATTCTGGTCTGGGGTGCGGTCAGCATCGCTCAAGGCCTGGGAGTCAGTGATCTGATTATCGGTCTGACCATAGTCGCGGTTGGCACTTCGCTACCGGAACTGGCCTCGTCACTGGCGGCGATCCGCAAGAACGAGCACGATCTGGCATTGGGTAACGTGATTGGCTCGGGCCTGTTCAATACCCTGGCGGTGGTCGGGATTGCTGCCGGGATCATGCCGTTGGCGGTTGAGCCGGCGGTGCTGTATCGCGACTGGGTGCTGATGGCTGGCCTGACTGTGGCGCTGTTTGCTATGGGCTTTGGCCTCAAAGGCCGGCAGGGGCGGATCAGCCGCCTGGAAGGTGGGCTGTTGCTGGCGGTGTATATCGGCTACAGCGGTTATCTGGTTTCAACCATCCTGAGTCCCTGA
- a CDS encoding VC0807 family protein, whose protein sequence is MTDSSRATPQHKPRPMIDLLVSIVIPSVILMKFSGEQHLGPTQGLLVALLFPLGWGLFELVRYRKYNFIALLGLISVGLTGGIGLLKLDPQWLAIKEAAVPGIIGLAVLISTRTRYPLIRTLLYNKKVLNVELIHERLVERGLVEVFEARLLKATYFLAGTFFFSSTMNYIVAKWIVVSPAGTQAFNEELGKMTLVSYPMIAIPSMIMMMLILFYLWRTIHGLTGLKMEEIVAEHLTEKA, encoded by the coding sequence ATGACTGACAGTAGCCGCGCCACCCCGCAGCACAAACCCCGGCCGATGATCGACCTGCTGGTCAGCATCGTCATCCCTTCGGTGATTTTGATGAAATTCAGTGGCGAGCAGCACCTGGGGCCAACGCAAGGCCTGCTGGTGGCGCTGCTGTTTCCGTTGGGCTGGGGCCTGTTCGAGCTGGTGCGCTACCGCAAGTACAACTTCATTGCCCTGCTTGGGCTTATCAGCGTCGGTCTGACCGGCGGTATCGGCCTGCTCAAGCTTGATCCGCAGTGGCTGGCGATCAAGGAAGCGGCGGTACCAGGCATCATCGGCCTGGCAGTATTGATCTCGACCCGCACCCGCTATCCGCTGATTCGAACCCTGCTGTACAACAAGAAGGTGCTCAACGTTGAGCTGATCCACGAGCGTCTGGTCGAGCGCGGACTGGTCGAGGTGTTCGAAGCGCGTCTGCTCAAGGCCACTTATTTCCTGGCCGGCACCTTCTTCTTTTCCTCGACCATGAACTACATTGTCGCCAAATGGATCGTGGTCAGCCCAGCCGGCACCCAGGCGTTCAATGAAGAGCTGGGCAAGATGACCCTGGTCAGCTATCCGATGATCGCGATTCCGTCGATGATCATGATGATGCTCATCCTGTTCTACCTGTGGCGCACCATCCACGGCCTGACCGGGCTGAAGATGGAAGAGATTGTGGCCGAGCATCTGACCGAAAAAGCCTGA